AAAAACTCCTAAAATTTAGCtgatgaaaataaaagaatgagagacAATCCTTTTGAGCTAGATTAATCACATTGATTTAACGTTTGTTGGCTCTGTTACTTGCAATCAATCAGTCATTTTTGGGAATGGCAGTTGCACCCACAGCAAAGAACTCAGAAATGACTTCTAAGGGCATGCCCTTTGTCTCAGGAACCTTCAAGAAAACAAATATCCAGGAAACAATGCAGGCGAAGGCAAAGATGGTGAAAACACCAGCAAGGCCAAGGGAATTGAGCATAACAGGAAGCAAGTAAGTAATGGCTATGTCTCCAAACCAAAATGTGAGAGCACATATTGTGATGCAGAGTCCTCGGACGCTGGTCGGAAATATCTCTGCGCAGATGATGTTGGGAATTGCCCCGAACCCCATCACGAAGAAACTTATGTAGGTCATAACACTTGCTGCAGAAATTATTGCATGCAAAACTGACCCAACATTCACAACGTCGCTTAGGACTAAAGCAAGGAGTGACACTACCAACACTGGGATTGTGTACAACATTATTGACCTGCAACAACAAGCAAATATTTTGCAACTTCATATACGGAAAGCTAgtaatttgaaagaaaaattgACAGAGAACCAACCTTCTGCCAGCTACATCCATTAGCCTCATGGCAACCAATATGCAAGGAAGCATTGAGAGTGCTGTGAGGAGACTTAAGAAGAGAGATGCAGAATCTGATCTCAAGCCCATATTTGATAAAAGAACTGCCACACCTGCTTGCTCAAGGATCTGAGGAGTGTAGTAAAGAACTCCATTTATACCAGACATCTACACAACAAAGAATTTACACATTGTCAGGGAAATTTTGGGGCGCAAGGTCCATGCAAAACTATATATAACCAATTGATAATATGATATAACAAGCACAAGCGTAGATTGGTAGACGAGGTCATCCTCATATGTTACCTGTTGAAGTAGCTGAATGGTTACACCGACAATCAATGCACGCTTAACTCCAGGTTCAAAGAGATCGCCAAAGCTTGGACCTTTATCAACTTTTTGTGACGGTTCAACCTTTGATGGTACGTCTGGAATCTGACCAAGTACTTGCTTAGATCGAACAGCAGTTTGGCTGACCACAGCAGAAGCTTGTACAAATTCAGCTTCTTCAGGTTCAACAGCAGCAGCAACTGAAAGGAACGATCCTCGCTGAGGACCAACCGGAACTTCCTGTTTCAAATACATCCTTTGAATCCCTCCTTCCTTTCTGCCATCTTTACCGGTCCTCTCAGAATATTTATATGCCAATTGCCAGCCACCACCTATACCCGTAGAAGCTTCATCCCCAGGATTGAAGAGGCTGCTATTGCGCCTCATGCTTAACATGCTGCTATTGACAGGACGGGCAGCATCCTTTTCTACACTAGACTCTTGAGGAGACAACAAGGGGCTTTGCAAATTGTCATCGgaatctgcatttcctcccgcAGAGTCTTCATCATCCCTTGCGTTCTCTTCATCCCAATTTTCGTTTCTACCTTGATTTCCTATCATACTGAACATGCTTCCTGAGTTTGGAATAAGCATGCTTCGCATGCTACCCAT
This is a stretch of genomic DNA from Manihot esculenta cultivar AM560-2 chromosome 2, M.esculenta_v8, whole genome shotgun sequence. It encodes these proteins:
- the LOC110609962 gene encoding monosaccharide-sensing protein 2, whose protein sequence is MRGAVLVALVAAVGNMLQGWDNATIAGSLMYIKKEFNLQTQPTMEGLIAAISLIGATLITTFSGPVSDMLGRRPMLIVSALMYFLSGIVMFWSPNVYVLLIGRILDGFGTGLAVTLVPVYISETAPPEIRGLLNTFPQFMGSGGMFVSYCMVFGISLMDSPKWRIMLGILSIPSIAYILLTIFYLPESPRWLVSKGKMREAKEVLQRLRGREDVSGEMALLVEGLDVGREGAIEEYIIGPATDGETTEKGQVKLYGHEEGMSWVAKPVTGQSNLGIVSRQGSMANQNVPFMDPLVTLFGSVHENIPAMGSMRSMLIPNSGSMFSMIGNQGRNENWDEENARDDEDSAGGNADSDDNLQSPLLSPQESSVEKDAARPVNSSMLSMRRNSSLFNPGDEASTGIGGGWQLAYKYSERTGKDGRKEGGIQRMYLKQEVPVGPQRGSFLSVAAAVEPEEAEFVQASAVVSQTAVRSKQVLGQIPDVPSKVEPSQKVDKGPSFGDLFEPGVKRALIVGVTIQLLQQMSGINGVLYYTPQILEQAGVAVLLSNMGLRSDSASLFLSLLTALSMLPCILVAMRLMDVAGRRSIMLYTIPVLVVSLLALVLSDVVNVGSVLHAIISAASVMTYISFFVMGFGAIPNIICAEIFPTSVRGLCITICALTFWFGDIAITYLLPVMLNSLGLAGVFTIFAFACIVSWIFVFLKVPETKGMPLEVISEFFAVGATAIPKND